Within the Acidimicrobiia bacterium genome, the region CGGCCGTTGTAGAGGTTCCACAGCTCGGGACGCTGGTTCTTCGGGTCCCACTGCCCGAACTCGTCACGGAACGAGTACACCCGTTCCTTGGCGCGCGCCTTCTCTTCGTCGCGACGGCCACCACCGAACACGGCATCGAACCCGTTCTCGGTGATCGCGTCGAGCAGCGTGACCGTCTGGAGGCGGTTGCGGCTGGCCCGCGGTCCTGTCTCCTCGACGACCCGACCGGCGTCGATCGACGCCTGCACCGATGCGACGACCAGCGTGACGCCAAGCTCGGCGACGCGGCGATCGCGGAAGTCGATGGCCTCCTCGAAGTTGTGCCCGGTGTCGATGTGCATGACCGGAAACGGGACCCGGGCGGGCCAGAACGCCTTCTCGGCCAGCCGGAGCATGACCGCGGAGTCCTTCCCGCCCGAGAACAGCAGCACCGGCTTCTCGAACTCGGCCGCGACCTCCCGAAAGATGTGAATGGCCTCGGCTTCGAGGGCCCGGAGGTGCGAGAGCTGGGTGGTCATGGCCCACCAAGGGTAGGCGCCCCGCCACGAGACGGTCCGCACGCGTCGGGCCGATGCGTCATGCTGGAGGGGCACTGCGCGAAGGGAGACACGATGACGGCCATCATCGACTGCGACCAGCACCTGTACGAGTCACGCACGCTGTGGCGCGACCACTGCGACCCGGCGTTACGAGACGAGGCGCTCAGCATCGACGATGACGAGCTCGGTTACCCGTGGATCAACTGGCGCGGCAAGCGCCTGGGGATGGCCGACGTGCAGCTTCCCGGGGAGACCGAGGTGCTGGGCGAGCGCCGCAATCGTCGCCTCGCCGGGGAGCCGCCCGACTACGCGTACGACGAAGCGCTCCCACCCGACTACTGGGACCCCACGGCGCGCCTCGAGCGCATCCAGGAGATGGGCATCGACCAAGCGATGCTGTTCCCGAACTTCGGACTTCTCTGGGAGCGGCGTCTCTCGGGATCGCTGCAGGCGCTGAAAGCGAACATGGGAGCCTGGAACCGGTGGTGCTCGACCGTCGTGACCGAGGGCGACGGCGCGCTGCACCCCGTCGCCCACCTGACGCTCCGGGACCCGGATTGGCTCGACGCACAGCTGCGCGACCTCGCGGCTGGTGGCGTGCAGCTCGCGATGATCGCCCCCGCGCTCGTCGACGGGAAGCCGCTCTCGCACCCAGACCACGACCGCATGTGGTCCGCATTCGTCGAGCACGGCGTGACCCCGTGCTTCCACGTGGCCGACCAGCCCCGCATCTTCGACGACGCCTGGTACACCGACGACGAAGAGATCGGCCTCGTCAACGTGGTCGAGTCGGTGTTCCTCTACACGCCCGTCGCGCTGGCCATCACGGACCTCATCGTGAACGGGACGCTGGAGAGGCACGCCGACCTTCGCCTCGGCGTGGTCGAGCTCTCCGCGATCTGGGTGCCGCTGTACTTGATGATGCTCGACGGCTCGATCCGCTTCGTGTCGAAGCTCAACGGCAAGACCATCGCGCCGCTCTCGATGGAGCCAAGCGAGTACTTCCGCCGTCAGGTGCGCGTGGCCGCCTTCTCGTACGAACAGCCGCACAAGCTGATGCACCAGTCAGGCGACCTCTTCATGGCGTGCAGCGACTACCCGCACTCCGAGGGCACCGCGACCATCCTCCAGGACTACGAGCAGCAGCGCTGCGACCCAGCCGACCAGCCGAACCTGTACGGCGGCAACGTCGAGGTGTTACTCGGGAGCTAGCGCGCGGGCGAGGAGAGCGCGGGACTCCTC harbors:
- the cysD gene encoding sulfate adenylyltransferase subunit CysD; this translates as MTTQLSHLRALEAEAIHIFREVAAEFEKPVLLFSGGKDSAVMLRLAEKAFWPARVPFPVMHIDTGHNFEEAIDFRDRRVAELGVTLVVASVQASIDAGRVVEETGPRASRNRLQTVTLLDAITENGFDAVFGGGRRDEEKARAKERVYSFRDEFGQWDPKNQRPELWNLYNGRHRKGEHIRVFPLSNWTELDVWQYVADDGVELPSIYYAHRRPVFRRDGMLLAVSPYVTLLDGEDPEDLMVRFRTVGDASCTGAVESTATTVEEVIAEVAASRLTERGETRADDRISEAGMEDRKKEGYF